One window of Phyllostomus discolor isolate MPI-MPIP mPhyDis1 chromosome 15 unlocalized genomic scaffold, mPhyDis1.pri.v3 mPhyDis1_scaffold_1, whole genome shotgun sequence genomic DNA carries:
- the LOC114489317 gene encoding zinc finger protein 184-like — translation MCKECGNAFSITSTLTHDDRFHPGNGTSECRECGKAFSQSSDFSEYQKIHTGKKNFQCSEEDSVFSESCNLAQDHRIHTGEKYYECRGCGRALRWSSTFTFHQGITTAGKAYKYIQYDKAFTQSSNLTGYQTIHTWKKPCNCTHCGKEFTHSLSLTRHQKIHIREKTYKCKQCAKTFRHVTTHNNHQKIHTREKLYECIQYDKTFSWTVHLTQHQKIRTGEKPYECTQHQGTLIQHQKIHTGEKPYKCTQCGKACRHQGTLTQHQKIHTGKKPYEYTQCGKAFTRSSTLILHQRGNPHEKVYVCKICGKAFHQSCKLSQHQKLHIGEKP, via the exons ATGTGCAAAGAATGTGGCAATGCATTTAGTATTACTTCAACCCTTACTCATGATGACAGATTTCACCCTGGGAATGGGACTAGTGAATGTAGAGAATGTGGTAAAGCTTTTAGCCAGTCTTCAGATTTCAGTGAATATCAGAAAATtcatacaggaaagaaaaatttccaaTGTAGTGAAGAAGACAGTGTCTTTTCAGAGTCCTGTAATCTTGCACAAGATCacagaattcatactggagaaaagTATTATGAGTGTAGAGGATGTGGAAGAGCCTTGAGGTGGTCCTCAACCTTCACTTTTCATCAGGGAATTACTACTGCAGGGAAAgcttataaatatatacaatatgacAAAGCATTTACACAGTCTTCAAACCTTACTGGATATCAGACAATTCACACTTGGAAGAAGCCTTGTAACTGTACACATTGTGGGAAGGAATTTACACACTCCTTAAGCCTTACTcgacatcagaaaattcatattaGAGAGAAGACTTATAAATGTAAACAATGTGCCAAAACCTTTAGACACGTGACAACACATAAcaatcatcagaaaattcatactagAGAGAAGCTTTATGAATGTATACAATATGACAAAACCTTTAGTTGGACTGTACACCtcactcaacatcagaaaattcgtACTGGAGAAaagccctatgaatgtacacA acaCCAGGGAACACTTATTcagcatcagaaaattcatactggagagaagccctataaaTGTACACAATGTGGGAAAGCCTGTAGACACCAGGGAACACTTACTcagcatcagaaaattcatactggaaaGAAACCTTATGAATATACACAGTGTGGCAAAGCCTTTACACGCTCCTCAACCCTTATTCTGCATCAGAGAGGTAATCCCCATGAAAAGgtttatgtatgtaaaatatgtgGTAAAGCCTTTCACCAGTCCTGTAAGCTTTCTCAGCATCAGAAACTTCATATAGGAGAGAAGCCCTGA